The following coding sequences lie in one Capsicum annuum cultivar UCD-10X-F1 chromosome 5, UCD10Xv1.1, whole genome shotgun sequence genomic window:
- the LOC107870556 gene encoding kinetochore-associated protein KNL-2 homolog, which yields MAEANSFAISSSFLKQVYLYDWWLIKVEIGDGCKRLGVGGFTAKERPDGRVFHSITIAKRHDTVTLVSVDGITILLSGFINRRRTLQNGFSSEVCKQFLLGFPHNWKESAALSFGESTNEDAAMGISDLSESANASAGHASSSFSVSVDHLPANVLRDLLISGAGDAESGMLRKSIFNEIVQKYGNNAFNVDNEIVQKYGNNAFNVDEASTLNPISGNQVTTGSPSLNESPSRKKKGKNNWKQEDSCIPDEKSGKEDLQEVTPEDMPEKRVLDRLLHKGGGDAFIASEMSCLNQKSGDQVTTQSPSLNESCSKKKKAKTNRKQEHSFIPDAKSGKDDLQEATPKDMPEKRVSERLLLKSGVNASIVGENSCLNKKSGNQLISRGPSLDETPQKKKTAANFRKEDDNHVSNAQCGKEVLRKCNDESGAYFDKNSSSSSLLTRSKACLYKETKVYQKQEENRDVHKVASGHGVFGTVNTTSSSNGPLTRSRAKKHIKRTRSRRK from the exons ATGGCGGAAGCAAATAGTTTCGCTATTTCTTCTTCCTTCCTCAAACAA GTATACTTGTATGATTGGTGGTTGATTAAAGTTGAAATTGGCGATGGATGCAAGCGATTGGGTGTTGGAGGTTTCACTGCTAAAGA GAGACCAGATGGAAGAGTTTTTCACTCCATAACAATTGCAAAGAGGCATGATACTGTCACTTTAGTGTCAGTGGATGGCATCACCATTCTTCTTAGCGGTTTCATTAATAGGCGTCGAACACTTCAAAATGGCTTCTCATCGGAG GTTTGCAAGCAGTTCCTTCTTGGATTTCCACATAACTGGAAAGAGTCTGCTGCTCTATCATTTGGAGAATCAACCAATGAAGATGCAGCCATGGGAATTTCTGATTTGTCAGAGTCGGCAAATGCATCAGCTGGTCATGCAAGTAGCTCCTTCTCAGTGTCTGTTGATCATCTTCCCGCCAATGTTTTACGAGATCTCTTAATCTCGGGTGCTGGTGATGCAGAAAGCGGCATGCTAAGAAAGAGTATTTTTAATGAAATAGTGCAAAAATATGGCAACAATGCTTTTAATGTTGATAATGAAATAGTGCAAAAATATGGCAACAATGCTTTTAATGTTGATGAAGCTTCTACTTTGAACCCAATAAGTGGTAATCAGGTCACAACTGGAAGTCCTTCTCTGAATGAAAGTCCTAGTCGAAAGAAGAAAGGTAAAAACAACTGGAAGCAAGAGGATAGCTGTATACCAGATGAAAAATCTGGAAAAGAAGATTTGCAGGAAGTTACTCCGGAAGATATGCCAGAAAAGAGAGTTCTGGATAGATTACTGCATAAAGGTGGTGGTGACGCTTTTATCGCCAGTGAAATGTCCTGTTTGAACCAAAAAAGTGGCGATCAAGTCACAACCCAAAGTCCTTCACTGAATGAAAGTTGTAGTAAAAAGAAGAAAGCTAAAACAAACCGGAAGCAAGAGCATAGCTTTATACCAGATGCAAAATCTGGAAAAGATGACTTGCAGGAAGCTACTCCAAAGGATATGCCAGAAAAGAGAGTTTCGGAGAGACTACTGCTTAAAAGTGGTGTCAATGCTTCAATCGTTGGTGAAAATTCTTGTTTGAACAAAAAAAGTGGTAATCAACTCATAAGCAGAGGTCCTTCACTGGATGAAACTCCTCAAAAGAAGAAAACTGCAGCTAATTTTAGGAAAGAAGATGATAACCATGTGTCCAATGCACAATGTGGAAAAGAAGTGCTTCGGAAATGTAATGATGAGAGTGGAGCATACTTTGATAAGAATAGCTCAAGTAGCAGCCTTTTAACAAGAAGCAAAGCTTGCTTATATAAGGAAACTAAAGTTTACCAGAAGcaagaagaaaatagagatgtGCACAAAGTAGCATCTGGACATGGAGTTTTTGGGACAGTAAATACCACTAGCTCGAGTAATGGTCCATTGACAAGAAGTAGAGCTAAAAAACACATTAAAAGAACACGTTCAAGAAGGAAATAG